In one window of Prionailurus bengalensis isolate Pbe53 chromosome B3, Fcat_Pben_1.1_paternal_pri, whole genome shotgun sequence DNA:
- the FBXO34 gene encoding F-box only protein 34 isoform X1, whose protein sequence is MGFGASVGLRRAVLGARSASAVGSEPGLLLPPHRGVQPRARPRPGQERRASVMHLKPYWKLQKKERPLEISRETLRTPMSHHKAINDEKCKASYMKPSVFPSPSLGKASSRKPLGILSPNVLCSMSGKSPIESSLNVKTKKNAPSASIHQGEEGEGPLDIWAVVKPGNTKEKIAFFAAHQCSNRIGSMKIKSSWDIDGRATKRRKKSGDLKKAKIQLERMREVNSRCYQPEPFACGIEHCSVHYVSDSGDGVYAGRPLSVIQMVAFLEQRASALLATCTKNCTNSPAVVKFPGQSRSVPPASEPFSAPGACEESTERGNSEVGEPQSEPVRVLDMVARLESECLKRQSQREPGSLSRNNSFRRNVGRVLLANGTQANEGKTNKGALEAPDTQVNPVGSVSVDCGPSRADHCSPKGDESWDGAPRGCLSLPASVNFHMDSAEFEPDQQTALKNGNKYDVEMTEELVGSSFPAGTCPQAIELPTDAVDCLSRELVPLTSQNPDQRRKESLCISITVSKEEQGQPSSLKPCEDPLPGMLFFLPPGQHQSDCSQLNESTRESSDAGHLQDAAEGDSTTEEKSVSADSFVLPASPVESTLPVLEASSWKKQVSHDFLETRFKIQQLLEPQQYMAFLPHHLMVKIFRLLPTKSLVALKCTCCYFKFIIEYYNIRPADSRWVRDPRYREDPCKQCKKKYVKGDVSLCRWHPKPYCQALPYGPGYWMCCHRSQKAFPGCKLGLHDNHWVPACHSFNRAIHKKAKGTETEEEY, encoded by the coding sequence AGCCTCTGTTATGCACCTAAAGCCATACTGGAAACTCCAGAAGAAAGAGCGACCTCTGGAAATCAGCAGGGAAACTTTGAGAACTCCTATGAGCCACCACAAAGCTATAAATGATGAAAAATGCAAAGCTAGCTACATGAAACCAAGTGTCTTTCCTTCACCCTCTCTTGGTAAAGCGTCATCTCGAAagcctcttgggattctttctccaaATGTTCTGTGCAGTATGAGTGGGAAGAGTCCGATAGAGAGCAGCTTGAATGTTAAAACCAAGAAGAATGCACCGTCTGCATCAATCCACCAGGGTGAAGAAGGGGAAGGGCCGCTTGATATCTGGGCTGTTGTGAAACCTGGAAATACCAAGGAGAAAATTGCATTCTTTGCAGCCCACCAGTGTAGCAATAGGATAGgatctatgaaaataaaaagctcctgggATATTGATGGGAGAGCtactaaaagaaggaaaaaatcaggAGATCTTAAAAAAGCCAAGATACAGTTGGAAAGGATGAGGGAAGTCAACAGCAGGTGCTACCAGCCTGAGCCCTTTGCATGTGGCATTGAGCACTGTTCTGTGCATTATGTGAGTGACAGTGGGGATGGCGTCTATGCCGGGAGGCCTCTGTCAGTCATACAGATGGTTGCCTTCCTTGAGCAAAGAGCCAGTGCCCTGCTAGCTACATGTACGAAAAACTGCACTAACTCACCTGCTGTGGTGAAGTTTCCTGGGCAATCCAGAAGTGTGCCCCCAGCCTCCGAGCCCTTTTCTGCCCCAGGAGCTTGTGAAGAATCCACGGAAAGGGGAAATTCTGAGGTTGGTGAACCACAGAGCGAGCCAGTCCGTGTCCTTGACATGGTAGCCAGGCTGGAGTCTGAGTGCCTGAAGCGGCAGAGCCAGCGTGAGCCTGGGAGCCTCTCGAGGAATAACAGCTTCCGTCGAAATGTGGGCCGCGTGTTGCTTGCAAATGGCACTCAGGCTAatgaaggcaaaacaaacaaaggggccTTGGAGGCACCAGACACTCAGGTGAATCCTGTGGGGTCTGTATCTGTGGACTGTGGCCCCTCAAGAGCCGACCATTGTTCTCCCAAGGGGGATGAGTCCTGGGACGGTGCTCCTCGGGGCTGTCTGTCGTTGCCAGCGAGTGTGAATTTCCACATGGACAGTGCAGAATTTGAGCCAGATCAGCAAACTGCCCtgaaaaatggcaataaatatgaTGTGGAGATGACAGAAGAACTTGTTGGGTCATCTTTTCCTGCTGGCACCTGCCCTCAAGCCATTGAATTGCCCACAGATGCTGTTGATTGTCTGAGTAGAGAGCTCGTGCCGCTTACTAGCCAAAATCCTgatcagagaagaaaggaatcttTGTGCATTAGTATCACTGTGTCCAAGGAAGAGCAAGGCCAGCCTTCTAGTTTAAAGCCCTGTGAAGACCCACTTCCAGGGATGTTGTTTTTTTTGCCACCTGGTCAGCACCAGTCAGACTGTTCCCAGTTGAATGAAAGCACAAGGGAGTCTTCTGATGCCGGCCACCTTCAGGATGCTGCTGAGGGTGACAGTACCACTGAGGAAAAAAGTGTTTCAGCTGATTCATTTGTCCTGCCAGCCTCTCCTGTGGAAAGTACATTACCGGTGCTTGAGGCATCCAGTTGGAAGAAGCAAGTGTCTCATGACTTTCTGGAGACCAGGTTTAAAATCCAGCAGCTTTTGGAGCCTCAGCAGTACATGGCTTTTCTGCCCCACCACCTCATGGTGAAAATCTTCAGGTTACTTCCCACCAAGAGCTTAGTGGCTCTTAAGTGTACCTGCTGCTATTTCAAGTTTATCATTGAATACTACAATATCAGGCCAGCAGATTCCCGCTGGGTGCGAGATCCACGATACAGAGAGGACCCTTGCAAGCAGTGCAAGAAAAAATACGTGAAAGGGGATGTGTCCCTGTGCCGGTGGCACCCCAAGCCCTATTGCCAGGCATTGCCCTACGGGCCAGGATACTGGATGTGCTGCCACCGGTCTCAGAAAGCCTTCCCTGGCTGTAAGCTGGGGCTTCATGACAATCACTGGGTCCCTGCGTGCCACAGCTTTAATCGGGCAATCCATAAGAAAGCGAAGGGGACTGAAACTGAAGAGGAATACTAA
- the FBXO34 gene encoding F-box only protein 34 isoform X2 → MHLKPYWKLQKKERPLEISRETLRTPMSHHKAINDEKCKASYMKPSVFPSPSLGKASSRKPLGILSPNVLCSMSGKSPIESSLNVKTKKNAPSASIHQGEEGEGPLDIWAVVKPGNTKEKIAFFAAHQCSNRIGSMKIKSSWDIDGRATKRRKKSGDLKKAKIQLERMREVNSRCYQPEPFACGIEHCSVHYVSDSGDGVYAGRPLSVIQMVAFLEQRASALLATCTKNCTNSPAVVKFPGQSRSVPPASEPFSAPGACEESTERGNSEVGEPQSEPVRVLDMVARLESECLKRQSQREPGSLSRNNSFRRNVGRVLLANGTQANEGKTNKGALEAPDTQVNPVGSVSVDCGPSRADHCSPKGDESWDGAPRGCLSLPASVNFHMDSAEFEPDQQTALKNGNKYDVEMTEELVGSSFPAGTCPQAIELPTDAVDCLSRELVPLTSQNPDQRRKESLCISITVSKEEQGQPSSLKPCEDPLPGMLFFLPPGQHQSDCSQLNESTRESSDAGHLQDAAEGDSTTEEKSVSADSFVLPASPVESTLPVLEASSWKKQVSHDFLETRFKIQQLLEPQQYMAFLPHHLMVKIFRLLPTKSLVALKCTCCYFKFIIEYYNIRPADSRWVRDPRYREDPCKQCKKKYVKGDVSLCRWHPKPYCQALPYGPGYWMCCHRSQKAFPGCKLGLHDNHWVPACHSFNRAIHKKAKGTETEEEY, encoded by the coding sequence ATGCACCTAAAGCCATACTGGAAACTCCAGAAGAAAGAGCGACCTCTGGAAATCAGCAGGGAAACTTTGAGAACTCCTATGAGCCACCACAAAGCTATAAATGATGAAAAATGCAAAGCTAGCTACATGAAACCAAGTGTCTTTCCTTCACCCTCTCTTGGTAAAGCGTCATCTCGAAagcctcttgggattctttctccaaATGTTCTGTGCAGTATGAGTGGGAAGAGTCCGATAGAGAGCAGCTTGAATGTTAAAACCAAGAAGAATGCACCGTCTGCATCAATCCACCAGGGTGAAGAAGGGGAAGGGCCGCTTGATATCTGGGCTGTTGTGAAACCTGGAAATACCAAGGAGAAAATTGCATTCTTTGCAGCCCACCAGTGTAGCAATAGGATAGgatctatgaaaataaaaagctcctgggATATTGATGGGAGAGCtactaaaagaaggaaaaaatcaggAGATCTTAAAAAAGCCAAGATACAGTTGGAAAGGATGAGGGAAGTCAACAGCAGGTGCTACCAGCCTGAGCCCTTTGCATGTGGCATTGAGCACTGTTCTGTGCATTATGTGAGTGACAGTGGGGATGGCGTCTATGCCGGGAGGCCTCTGTCAGTCATACAGATGGTTGCCTTCCTTGAGCAAAGAGCCAGTGCCCTGCTAGCTACATGTACGAAAAACTGCACTAACTCACCTGCTGTGGTGAAGTTTCCTGGGCAATCCAGAAGTGTGCCCCCAGCCTCCGAGCCCTTTTCTGCCCCAGGAGCTTGTGAAGAATCCACGGAAAGGGGAAATTCTGAGGTTGGTGAACCACAGAGCGAGCCAGTCCGTGTCCTTGACATGGTAGCCAGGCTGGAGTCTGAGTGCCTGAAGCGGCAGAGCCAGCGTGAGCCTGGGAGCCTCTCGAGGAATAACAGCTTCCGTCGAAATGTGGGCCGCGTGTTGCTTGCAAATGGCACTCAGGCTAatgaaggcaaaacaaacaaaggggccTTGGAGGCACCAGACACTCAGGTGAATCCTGTGGGGTCTGTATCTGTGGACTGTGGCCCCTCAAGAGCCGACCATTGTTCTCCCAAGGGGGATGAGTCCTGGGACGGTGCTCCTCGGGGCTGTCTGTCGTTGCCAGCGAGTGTGAATTTCCACATGGACAGTGCAGAATTTGAGCCAGATCAGCAAACTGCCCtgaaaaatggcaataaatatgaTGTGGAGATGACAGAAGAACTTGTTGGGTCATCTTTTCCTGCTGGCACCTGCCCTCAAGCCATTGAATTGCCCACAGATGCTGTTGATTGTCTGAGTAGAGAGCTCGTGCCGCTTACTAGCCAAAATCCTgatcagagaagaaaggaatcttTGTGCATTAGTATCACTGTGTCCAAGGAAGAGCAAGGCCAGCCTTCTAGTTTAAAGCCCTGTGAAGACCCACTTCCAGGGATGTTGTTTTTTTTGCCACCTGGTCAGCACCAGTCAGACTGTTCCCAGTTGAATGAAAGCACAAGGGAGTCTTCTGATGCCGGCCACCTTCAGGATGCTGCTGAGGGTGACAGTACCACTGAGGAAAAAAGTGTTTCAGCTGATTCATTTGTCCTGCCAGCCTCTCCTGTGGAAAGTACATTACCGGTGCTTGAGGCATCCAGTTGGAAGAAGCAAGTGTCTCATGACTTTCTGGAGACCAGGTTTAAAATCCAGCAGCTTTTGGAGCCTCAGCAGTACATGGCTTTTCTGCCCCACCACCTCATGGTGAAAATCTTCAGGTTACTTCCCACCAAGAGCTTAGTGGCTCTTAAGTGTACCTGCTGCTATTTCAAGTTTATCATTGAATACTACAATATCAGGCCAGCAGATTCCCGCTGGGTGCGAGATCCACGATACAGAGAGGACCCTTGCAAGCAGTGCAAGAAAAAATACGTGAAAGGGGATGTGTCCCTGTGCCGGTGGCACCCCAAGCCCTATTGCCAGGCATTGCCCTACGGGCCAGGATACTGGATGTGCTGCCACCGGTCTCAGAAAGCCTTCCCTGGCTGTAAGCTGGGGCTTCATGACAATCACTGGGTCCCTGCGTGCCACAGCTTTAATCGGGCAATCCATAAGAAAGCGAAGGGGACTGAAACTGAAGAGGAATACTAA